In a genomic window of Gouania willdenowi chromosome 11, fGouWil2.1, whole genome shotgun sequence:
- the LOC114472599 gene encoding interleukin-6-like — protein sequence MISKLNLLLCTAVLAALLLCTPGAPVHGLEGEEEGEVKTSDLLKTWKALADVAHLHKAQFEDEFKQDAIILESFKSPSFPVKCPESNLSKEACFQRLAEGLMVYMVFLKHVEKEYPNNSLLSAAKSYSKVLIPLIKEHMTHSDQVTAPTSNQEEQLLKDYDKPADVFYRKMAAHGILHHLRKFLADGKRAIHKREKV from the exons ATGATCTCTAAACTCA ACCTTCTCCTCTGCACAGCAGTGCTGGCTGCTCTGCTGCTGTGCACACCTGGAGCTCCTGTCCACGGTCTGGAAggtgaggaggagggggaggtgaAGACCTCTGACCTGCTCAAAACCTGGAAGGCTCTGGCTGATGTAGCCCACCTGCACAAGGCACAG TTTGAAGATGAATTCAAACAAGACGCAATCATCCTGGAGAGCTTCAAATCCCCATCGTTCCCCGTGAAGTGCCCTGAATCCAATTTAAGCAAG GAGGCTTGTTTCCAAAGACTGGCTGAGGGCCTCATGGTCTACATGGTTTTCCTAAAGCATGTGGAAAAGGAATATCCCAACAACAGTCTGCTGTCTGCAGCCAAATCCTACAGCAAAGTCCTCATTCCGCTGATCAAAGAGCAC ATGACACACAGCGATCAGGTCACGGCCCCGACCAGCAACCAGGAGGAACAGCTACTGAAGGACTACGACAAACCTGCTGATGTTTTCTACAGAAAGATGGCCGCACACGGCATCCTGCACCACCTCAGGAAGTTTCTCGCTGACGGAAAGAGGGCCATCCACAAACGGGAGAAGGTCTAG
- the tomm7 gene encoding mitochondrial import receptor subunit TOM7 homolog: MAKLSKETKQRLQQMFQCGQFVIRWGFIPTVLYLGFKRGADPGMPEPTVLSLLWG, translated from the exons ATGGCGAAGTTGAGTAAAGAAACCAAACAGCGGCTCCAGCAGATGTTCCAGTGCGGACAGTTTGTCATCCGGTGGGGTTTTATCCCCACTGTGCTTTACCTTG GTTTCAAACGGGGAGCGGATCCAGGAATGCCTGAACCCACAGTTTTAAG TTTACTTTGGGGCTGA